TAGTCGATCGAAAATACCCAAACAAAACCTTGAGAACAAATTTTTCTCTGCTTCTGCTTGGAATCACTCTCGTTCATCGCTGGTATCATGTCGGTAAGTAGATTCTGTTTGAAGCTTCCGATCTAATTTGTTAAACCCTAATCGATTAAGCTAATGTCTCTTACTCTTTAAGATTTTCTAGGGCTACAAGTTAATCGCAAAATAGTTATGTCTGAATCTGTGTGTTGTTATGTTTTGTTGTAGATCTTTGAGTACAATGGAAGTGCAATTGTTGCTATGGTGGGAAAGAACTGTTTCGCTATTGCTAGTGATCGTCGTTTAGGTGTTCAGCTTCAAACTATTGGAACTGATTTTCAGAAAATCTTCAAAATTCATGATAAACTCTATGTTGGTTTAGCTGGACTTGCAACTGATGCTCAAACTCTGTAAGCATCTTCAGTCCCTGTGTTTATTCATTAAATCCAGTCTTTGCAGGGTTTTTGTTAACCTATTTTGGGTGTTCTATTTTGTTGTGTTTTGAAGGCATCAAAGACTTGTCTTCAGACACAAGCTATATCAACTCAGAGAAGAGAGAGATATGAAGCCTGAGACTTTTGCTAGTCTTGTTTCTGCTATTCTGTACGAGAAAAGGTTTGATTTTTCAGGAGTTATTTCTTAATTGTTTGTTACTTGGATTTGTTTCAAGGTTTAGCTTTACTCGGAAATATCTACACTTGTTATACATTTGTAGGTTCAGGTTGTGAGAATATAGCAATGCTACTGATGTGAAGGTGGATTCTAGGGTTTACATTAGTGAAGATTATATAATGGCAATACTTACTGTCTACTTGTTGTTTTTGTAGGTTTGGTCCATATTTCTGTCAGCCTGTTATTGCTGGTTTAGGAGAAGATGATAAGCCCTTTATCTGCACAATGGACTCAATTGGTGCCAAGTATGTTGAAATCCCTTTGTCATTTTTATGTCCTTTGTCCTTGACTTATGATACATTATTATATGTTAAGCATTGTTTCGATCGTTTTCTGGATCTATTATAGCTGCAAATTTGTAtattatgaacttgttttgtaGCATGTTTTACATGTAGTGCTATACATTAGTAGCTTATGGTGTTGGCAATTATGGTTCTAAGTTCCATATGATATGCATGTAAAACTTCTTTTTACTGTGATATGCTGCGGATCTCAGAACATCTCCTCTTCATTATCCGAActagaatttttatttcttttgagtTTTTGCTTGTTTTGTTGGCAACGCTTCAGTTGTTAATGCGAGATCTGGTTTCATCGTAGGCATAGCGTAACTGTACGCGTATGACAGAATGCACAGAAGAATTTCTTTCCAAATACACTAATAGAAAATCATACTTATTGAACAACTTATTGAACAACATTTGTTGGGAAAAATTCAGTACATTGAAGGTGACTCCGTGTTTGGTTTGTTTCTGGAGTAGCAGGAGCTACTTGGCATACTGCCAACTACCCCAACTGACTTAGCTGATAATTTCAGCTCAGGCAGTAGTCCTCAACATTGTGTCACAGTATCAATGAACCACACCGTCATGTTTTGCCTCATTAGTACCTTAGGCTTAGGGTGGCGTCTTCATAGTATTTGTCCAAGGAAATTTGTGTGCAGAGAAGCTTGGACAATGCATAAACTTTACTAgttctgtttttttattttctttctcggtgttaaacaaaaataaaagaaaggaaATGTACTTAAAAAGTGACCTTCTTGTTAACATGTGCTTGATATCCTACCATATTTCCACTTAAGTTGTTTTTTCGGCTCATTTAAGCATTTTTTTTACCTACGCACAGGGAGCTCGCAAAAGATTTTGTTGTAGCTGGAACTGCCTCAGAGTCACTTTATGGTGCCTGCGAGTCGATGTACAAGCTTGACATGGTTCGTTTCATCCCTTAGCTACACTTTCTAATTTCTATTGCTTTTAACTTTTACCTATCACAATTTGTCACTTCAGGCCCAGATCTATGGACTTCAGATATAGTTTTTTCTGTAGTTATTAGCAGATAGTTGGTTTTAGGTATCATAAGTGTTGACTCTCAAAGAAAAAATTGCAATTTTGGTGGAAGTTCTATCATCTAGACTATATATACCGAATCGAGAAAGCACGTAATGAATCAACTCTCTTGAACCAGTAGTATAACTGTACTCTGAACTTGAATTGTTTTTTTGGGCCATCATGTGTGGTTCACTTCCTATGTGAAATTATATGAGTAGCTTTTACTTTTCGCGAACCTCCAAAATTGTTGTCTATGTGCCTTCCTTTCTTCTCAGGAAGCCAGTCATCTGTTAGATTTTGAATCATTATTGTTCGACAGGTTATCAGTTTACCGATGTAACTTTTTGTATGAATCCATCTCTCAGGAACCCGAAGAATTATTTGAAACCATCTCACAAGCATTGCAGGCATCAGTAGACCGTGATTGTTTGAGTGGTTGGGGAGGTCACGTCTATCTTGTGTAAGTTCTTATACACTTTATTTGTGGACTAAAATCTTTTAAACATATGCTGAGAACTAGAACCTGACTTTTCATGGTTGTTCATTTGCAGCACACCAACTGAAGTGAGAGAATCAACATTGAAGGGAAGAATGGACTAATGTGCTGTGCTATGTTCCTTTTTCTTGTCCTTGGATGTGCAGTTGGACTGAAAACATTTAAATGAATTTGGGGAATCAGTCTAGTAACCCTTCACTTCTTTTGGAGAGCAACTATTTGTTTGCTGTGCTTTACAGTTATGTACCTGAATGGAAAAAAGGTTGTGATTCAAGATCGTCCTGAACAATTACTTGGATTTTATTAACGTAATAGGATCATTTGtcacttatttttgttattttccaaaAGTTGTGTTGTTTAGTAGGATTGCTATTCGAAGTGAAAACCTGGAAATGTCGCATCCAGCAAAACCTGATTGGTTATTAGCGCTTAACAGGACTTTGATGGTGGGTGTTCTTAGCAAGAATGCCCCTGTATCAATTAGTTTTATTAGGTACCTCCGTAGGCGTCAGTAATCTTTTCGCTTGATATAAACCGTCCAATTGTGCTATCACTATGCAGAGTAGTGCCGAATCTTGGGTAGTTTACTAGGCATGTCAGGTAGGCTTTAGTTATCCTTCAATCCGAAGTGTCTTGGTCATATTCCGCTGGAATTAAGTAGTCTGGCATACTACTAACGTCACAAAGTTTTATGCATTTTCCGAAGGCATTAAATAGTCTGGCATACTACATCATGCTATTCTGAATTAAGTAGTAACGTCACCAAGTTTTATGCATTTGCCGAAGGCATGAGTTTTGACGCATTTGTGCAACTTTAGCTCGTCTCAAAGTTAACTAGCATGAGCCATAGTGCTATACTGGGAGGTGGAGAAGAAAGCCATAGTGCTATACTGAGAGGTGGAGAAGAAAGCTAGGCAAGTAGTAAAAGGGGAAAATGGTTGGATGTTGAAAGATATGATCTGAATTCAAAATTTGTCAGGCAAGTAATGAAGATCGTTGCAAGTTGAAAAAACTATGATCTGAGTTCAAAATTTGTCTAGCAGTTAAATTATGGCAGAGCGTCAAATAACCTATGGTCTGGTGTAAGTCAAATGCAATCCTTCAGAAATAGTTTTGCAGAAGTTTTGAGTTTGCTCGCACAAGTTTGGATAACAGTATCTCGTAGTATCGACACTTCATAGCATATGTACTCAAATTAGTCATTCGACACGGTAACACCAAAAAGCATTACAAGTCTACCGCAACAGCATGGATGCTCCTGCAACAATATTATTTAGACTACAATATACATCTATGAAAACACCAGAGCTAAGTGACCTAATATCAAGTTTGGTCATTAAAAAAATTTAAGTTACATCTATGGGTATTAGGTCCTGCCCACGCACTCTACATGTACCTTTTTCTCTTAACACCTGATACAAACCAAAAAAGTAGAGTTATCGAGCCCCGACGAATCACATTGCCTTTGTGGCCCTTGGTGTAGCCATCATATTCTATGAGAAGCAATCCAAAGGTTGCCAGACTGAAAATATAGTAAGATATGGTACAAGTTAGAGCCACGACTAGAAAAGAGTTAGCTCAGAGGAGCTCAATAATATTTGGCCGTTTTTTCCGTTGCCCACTACTTGAAGAACCAGCTTTTTGTGACTTTGAATCCTCGGCCCCAGCTTCTGTCATCTCTTCATCGTCATCTTCACTGTCATCTTCGCTGCTTTCTGTGTCAGACCCACTACCTGTACCAGCTAAATTGATCACTTGTTGAGAGCCAACCAAGGCAGATTCAGCCGCAGCCACGGCTTCTGGCGTATGAAGATCAGCCACACCCAGAATCAAATCCTGTAACATAAGATCAATGAGTACAATTTCAAAGGCTTTCTggtaatcaaagaaagaagtgaCGAACTCGCTTACCATTTCAATGTATTCCTTTTCATTCCCAGTAAAAGCTTCGATATCATAGTCCTTGCCAGAATTCTCCTACATATTTACGACCAATGCACCAAATGAGGCACAAAGAGGGAATGAGGCAAGAAATTAGACTTGTCGATTCTATCATGAAATATATACCTTAGCATCAGTTTGCAGCTTTTTGTTAGCTTCAGCCATTACTCCCAAGAAGTCCCTCACTTTCCCAAGTACTAATAAAAAGAACCCGAGCAGTTAGGTATCTTTTTAACGACATATGTTAGAAAATTCATTCTAATTGTTGATTACTAAATCGACAAATCTAACATTTCAAACAAACTGTTCGCAGCAATGGTGTAACATTGTCATATTGTTCCACTAAAGCAAAACTACACAACTTTAAATAATGTAGTTTTCAAACTAGAATGTCTACGAATCTAGTCTCAAACAAAGTGTTTCCAGCAATAGTGTAACTGTCATATTGTTCCACCAAAAGCAATAGTTTAAAACTGTCACATTGTCAAGGAAAGAATGCCACTGATAGCTTGAAACCCTGCATTACCATACTGGCAGCTTCATTTCCATACTCTTCTCGGATTGTTTCAAAACCCAGATTAAATTTTAACTAGCCTAACCAATGCCAAGCCTTAATAATTGAATGAATCATTATTCTTTGGGTTCAAGATAGCAAAACTAACTTTAACTTTTATTACAAACTAGACCAGCGTCTTAAAAAGGAAGAACATCCAAAAGAACAAAAATTGGTTTACCTTGGCTTTTAGGAATTGAACTTGTTACAAGCTTTTCACCAGAAGTTGAGCTCTGTGGAGGTAAGTCCTTTCTAGGGAAAACAAGAAGAGTTGAATCtataataataaaattaccatAAATTAGGTTCAAATTATGAACTCCAAaatcaaataccaaataaaattcaaagaaaaaaataagaagaaaaccaaCCTAGGGATGAAGATGTGGAGTTCTTAAGCTCCAAGTTCAAAAGATCTTTGTTTGTAGTTCCCATCTCGGTTGAGGAGGGATGACAAGTGAAAGAAATCAAACCGTCTAAACCCTAAGACGAGGTTTATGACCTGGTTAGAGAAATCGTTCTTGTGAGCCAGCTTGTGACTAAAGAGATTCGGTTTAAAACCCTATTAACTTTTGGGCCAGCTAACCCATGGGTTTCTGTAGTTCCGAATCATAACATGACACCGATACCCATTGGGCTTAATGAGTTTCAACTAAacttttctttcagagaaaaaaaaaaagaaacctgttttgaggcagaCCAAATtcttttgaggcatactcaagttatcagccgaacctatgtTTTGCCTAGATTCAGCTGATAACTTTCATCCGAACGAATGCCTCAAAACATTTTGGtctgcctcaaaataggtttcaaaaaaaagaatacaaaagaaaaaagtaatTACAAGAAAATGATTTACCAAGTCATGTTCATCAAGCCCAAGTGGGTTTCTTGTAAACCTTGGTTAACAGTTAAACCTTTAAAGGTGTCCATTGTCGAGCAGACGAGATAAATGGTTTATCATATCGTAAGAGATAAATGAACTCACTCTGTCGAGCCAGAGTGAGTTCATCATCGACTTGACTTTTTCCCCAAGGGACCTGGCATTTCCGTTCTTCTACACTTCCCATATTATGGCGTAAGGTAACACACTGTAAATATTCcaatgattttcttttattttccaaaattttCAGCTTTCAATAAGACCCACAACATTATCTGGCATAGTCTAGTGCAAATTTAGAAAATAGAGGAAGTAGTTCCAGAGGTGTAGGCCCCTTTTACAGTACAAAAACAAATAACTGTAAGATTCAGTATGTGCATTATAGATAGCATATAAAACGGAAACTAAGTTAATGCattcaaactcacaagttttagtATGACATGCTtgttttcaaaaatatattttcattCATAGTCTACTAAGGTCAGTCTTGGACTTGGAATATaacatggtagttgagtatcagaattcaccaatcgaccttgaagattgaagactggagaACAACGAAGACGTCCACAACAACAAAGGTGTACTCATATTATCTGCCATTCTATCTACTGAGACATTTCGTCATGACTTTCATATTATGATGCACAATGCAAAGAAGAATTCAAGCAATACAGAACCTATCGCTTAATATGTTGAGAACAATTTATCGTTCAAACAATTGTAATTGCTTATTGAGTTCATAAGGAGTCATCAAGTTAGTTT
This DNA window, taken from Papaver somniferum cultivar HN1 chromosome 3, ASM357369v1, whole genome shotgun sequence, encodes the following:
- the LOC113356605 gene encoding proteasome subunit beta type-3-like, with translation MSIFEYNGSAIVAMVGKNCFAIASDRRLGVQLQTIGTDFQKIFKIHDKLYVGLAGLATDAQTLHQRLVFRHKLYQLREERDMKPETFASLVSAILYEKRFGPYFCQPVIAGLGEDDKPFICTMDSIGAKELAKDFVVAGTASESLYGACESMYKLDMEPEELFETISQALQASVDRDCLSGWGGHVYLVTPTEVRESTLKGRMD
- the LOC113361397 gene encoding uncharacterized protein LOC113361397 is translated as MGTTNKDLLNLELKNSTSSSLDSTLLVFPRKDLPPQSSTSGEKLVTSSIPKSQVLGKVRDFLGVMAEANKKLQTDAKENSGKDYDIEAFTGNEKEYIEMDLILGVADLHTPEAVAAAESALVGSQQVINLAGTGSGSDTESSEDDSEDDDEEMTEAGAEDSKSQKAGSSSSGQRKKRPNIIELL